AGCTGACAATGGATTCCTCGGATGTATTTCCGGACCCTTGCCGGCCCAGCACCTTCCGGTCCCTGTCCGCCATGGCCATGCCCAGGAGTGAGAGGCGCCACACGAGTCACCATCCGATGAATCCCCTGCCGTGCTCTCGATGATCCGCCTCAGCGAGGGCGGGATATGCGGACACGCCCATGATTGTCCCGAAGAAGGACACCGGCCTCACCGCGGGCGTCTCCGGCCCGCCGCCGCCCGACCGACGGTGCCGTTGCCGAATCGTGAGCCCGTCGCAACTCGTCGCCCGATCCCTGCGCAGCCTTGAAATCCCAGGTCGGACGGTATGGCGACCGGCAATGCCGGGAGCCGGAGCCACGCCTGGGCGGCTCCCGGCACGATGTGCCGCAAATCGTCGGCCCGCGGAGTCTTGTCAATCTCGGCAACGTCGTCGTAACGTCCTGGTCGTCCGAGATACATCGGAGGAATGGTTCGCATCGTCCGGTGCGCCGTTCGGGCCGCACCCGTGCGGCCGCCCGCTGCCGCCGTCTCGGTCACCGGCTGACCCTCATTCCCCTCCTCCTCGGGCACGATCCGCGCATTCGACACCAGGATCGGCACCTGCCCGGCCGGCGCCTCCGCCCCCTCCCGACAGGCGGGTACGCCTCCCCTCCCACCGTCGCCCTGCGGCCCCGCGCCCCTGGCTTAGGAGAGAACACGGCCATGAAGCTCGCTCACACCCGCTCCACCGCCGCAGCCGTCAGCGCCGTCGTCGCGGTCCTGGCCCTAACCACCGCGTGCAACCGCGAGAGCACCGGCTCGACGTCGGCGGGCGGCGACAAGCCCGCCCTCGGCATCGACCTGCCGCGTTCCGACTCCGACTTCTGGAACTCCTACGCGCAGTACCTCAAGGGCGACATCAAGACGGACGGCGTCAACGCCCTGCCCCTGAGCAATTCGCAGAACGACGTCACCAAGCTGGTCGCCAACGTCCAGGTGTTCCAGAACACCGGAGCCAAGGCCGTCGTCATGGCTCCCCAGGACACCGGCGCGATCGCGTCGACCCTCGACACCCTCGCGTCGAAGAAGATCCCGGTGGTCAGCGTGGACACCAGACCCGACAAGGGCGACGTCTACATGGTCGTCCGCGCGGACAACCGCGCGTACGGCACCAAGGCCTGCGAGTTCCTCGGCAAGCAGCTGGGCGGCACGGGCAAGGTCGCCGAATTCCAGGGGGCGCTGGACTCGATCAACGGGCGCGACCGCTCCGAGGCGTTCGCGGAGTGCATGAAGACGAAGTTCCCGAAGATCAAGGTGTTCGAGCTGCCGACCGACTGGAAGGGCGACGTGGCCTCCGCCAAACTGCAGAGCCTGCTCGCCCAGCACCCCGACCTGAACGGCGTCTACATGCAGGCCGGCGGTGTCTTCCTGCAACCGACCCTGGCCCTGCTGGAGCAGAAGGGCCTGCTCAAGCCCGTCGGCCAGAAGGGCCACATCTCCATCGTCTCCAACGACGGCATCCCGCAGGAGTTCGACGCGATCCGCAAGGGCCAGATCGACGCCACCGTCTCCCAGCCCGCGGACCTCTACGCCAAGTACGCGCTGTACTACGCGGAGGCCGCCGCCGAGGGGAAGACCTTCAAGCCGGGTGCCACCGACCACGACTCCACCATCATCAAGATCCCCAACGGCCTCGAGGACCAGCTGCCGGCGCCGCTGGTCACCAAGGACAACGTGGACGACAAGACCCTGTGGGGCAACAACGTCGGCTGACGTCCGGCAGTCCCAGCACGCCGTGCCGGGGGGACGGACCACGCCCGACGCCCGCCCCCGGTCGGCACGGGTGCACACCCCGCCCCCCGGTCCCAGCCCCCGTACACGAAGGACGGTATCCACCATGGCGGACACCGCGACCGCCCCTGCGGCCGGCCCCGGCACCCCGGCCCCGGTGGCCGAGGCGACCGGCATCAGCAAACGATTCGGCGCGACCGTGGCACTGCGCGACGCCCGTATCGCCGTCGCCCCCGGCGAATCGCACGCCCTGGTCGGACGCAACGGCGCCGGCAAGTCGACACTCGTGTCCATCCTCACCGGTCTCCAGCAGCCCGATACCGGAAGCCTGCGATTCTCCGGCGAGGCCGCCCCCGCCGTCGGCGACATCGACGCCTGGCGCTCCCGCGTCGCCTGCGTCTACCAGCGTTCCACGATCATCGGTGAGCTGACCGTCGCGGAGAACCTCTTCCTCAACCGGCAGAGCGGCGGCGCCGTCCGGCCCATCCGCTGGAAGCAGCTGCGCCGGCGCGCCGAGGAGCTGCTCGGCGAGTACGGCGTGGCCGTCGACCCCGCCGCGCGAGCCAGGGACCTCACCGTCGAGCAGCGTCAGTTCGTCGAGATCGCGCGGGCCCTGTCCTTCGGCGCGCGCTTCATCATCCTCGACGAGCCGACGGCCAAACTCGACGCCCGTGGCATCGAGCGGCTGTTCGACAAGCTCCGCGACCTCCAGCGCCAGGGCGTCGCGTTCCTCTTCATCTCGCACCATCTGCAAGAGGTGTACGACCTCTGCACCACGGTCACCGTCTACCGCGACGCGGCCCACATCCTCACCGCGCCCGTCGCGGAGCTCGGACACCAGGCCCTGGTGGAGGCCATGACCGGCGAGTCGGCCGGCGTGGTCGCCGGCGCCGGCCGCCCCCGGGCCGACCGGACGGACGCCGCGGAACTGCTGACGCTGGAGGCGCTGACGCTGCCCGGCGCCTGCGAGGACATCTCCCTGGCGGTCCGCTCGGGCGAGGTCGTCGGGCTCGCCGGGGCGACGGCCAGCGGCAACGTGCAGGTGGGTGAGGCGATCGCCGGGCTGCACCGGGCCAGGACGGGCCGGATCTCGGTCCGCGGCAGGACCGTGCGCACCGGCAGCGTGCCGTCCGCGCTCGCCGCCGGGGTCGGATTCGTCCCCGAGGACCGCCACCTCCAGGGACTGGTCGGCAACCGCAGCGTGGCGGAGAACGCCACCCTGACCGTCACCGACCAGCTCGGCCCGTTCGGCACCGTGCTCCCCGCCCGGACCAGGGCGTTCGCCCGGAACATGATCCGCGACCTCGACATCAAGACGCCCGGAGCCGGCACCCCGGTCTCCGCCCTCTCCGGCGGCAACCAGCAGAAGGTCGTCGTCGCGCGCGCCCTGGCCACCGTCCCCGACGTGCTGGTGGCCATCCGGCCCACCAACGGCGTGGACGTCAAGTCCAAGGAGTTCCTGCTCGCCAGGATCCGGCAGGTCGCGGACGACGACAAGGCCGCGCTGATCGTCTCCGACGAGCTGGACGACCTCAAGGCCTGCGACCGGGTCGTCGTCATGTTCCACGGGCGGGTCGTCGCCGAGTTCGCCCGCGGTTGGAAGGACGAGGACGTCGTCGCCGCCATCGAGGGCGTCTCCGACGGCACCACCCACGTCATCGCGTCACCTCTGTCCGCCTCATCCGGCGCAGACGAGCACGGAAGGTAGTCATGTCCGCCACCACAGATCTCACCGAGCCCACCGCGAGCAAGGCCGGGCCGGCCGGCGGCGACGCCGTCCGGCGCCGGGTCGACCTCGGACGCTTCCGTGAGCTGTCCCTGGTCCCGGCCATCCTCGTCCTCGGCCTGATCGGGTTCATCGTCTCGCCGGCCTTCCTCACCGCCGACAACCTGATCGGTGTGGCCCAGCAGTCCACCGAGCTGAGTCTGCTGGTGCTCGCCACCACGTTCATCCTGATCGCCGGACGGATGGACCTGTCTCTGGAGTCCACCATCGGCGTGGCTCCCGTCATCGCCGTCTGGCTCGTACTGCCCTCCAGCGGCGGCCGGTTCAACGGGCTCGGCCTCCTCCCCGAGTGGACGGCCGTCCCGCTCTGCCTGCTGGTCGGCGCGCTGATCGGCGCCGTCAACGGCTTCCTCATCCTCAAGCTGCGCCTCAACGGCTTCATCGTCACGCTCGGCGCCCTGACCATGCTCCGCGGTCTGCAGGTCGCCCTCTCCGAAGGTCAGTCCATCGTCGAGCTGCCGTCGTCCTTCACCTACCTGGGCAAGGCGTCCTGGCTGGGCATGCCCGCCGCCATCTGGGTGTGCGCACTGCTCTTCGCCATCGGGGGCAGTGCACTGGCCTGGCTCCGTCACGGCCGGGCGCTCTACGCGATCGGCGGCAACGCGGAGGCGGCCCGTACCGCGGGCATCCGCGTCGACCGCATCGTGTGGGTCGTCCTCATCCTCGGCAGCGTCCTCGCCGCGTTCGCCGGCATCCTCTACAGCGGCCACTACGGCTCCATCTCCGCCACCCAGGGCAGCGGCTGGATCTTCCAGGTCTTCGCGGCGACCGTCATCGGCGGGGTCAGCCTCAACGGCGGCAAGGGCTCGGTGTTCGGCGCCCTCACCGGCGTCCTCACCCTGCAGCTGGTCGTGAACGTCATGACGCTGGCGGGCGTGCCTCCGCTGTGGAACCAGTTCCTCAACGGCGCCATCATCATCGTCGCCCTGATCATCTCCCGCTTCGCCTCCGGCGAGAAGCAGGAGTAACCGCCTCCCACCTGCGGCTCCGCCGGCGCCACGCCGGGCCCGGCAGAGCCCCCGCACCACCCACCCCCCCAGCACCGAGAGGCACGCGCGTGGCACTGACGGACGACGCGATCGACAAGATCAAGGCGATGATCGTCGCCGGCGAGCTCGCGCCCGGTTCCCGGCTGCCGAAGGAGGAGGTACTCGCCGAACAGCTCGGGCTGTCCCGGAGCTCGCTGCGTGAGGCCGTCCGTGCGCTGGCCGCCATGCGGATCCTGATCACCCGCCAGGGCGACGGCACCTACGTCTCCAGCCTGGAACCCCATCTCCTGCTGGAGACCCTCTCCTTCGCCGCCGACGTCTCCCAGGGCCACGCGGCTCTGCAGTTGCTGCAGGTGCGCCGGCTGCTCGAACCGCAGGCGACCGGACTGGCCGCGGCGCTGCTGACGCCGAAGGACCTCCGGGAACTGCGTGACATCCTCGACCGGTCCCGGACCGTGGCCACGGTGGAGGAGTTCGTCGCCCACGACACGGCCTTCCACCTCAGGATCGTCGAAGCCGTCGGCAACCCCGTGCTGTCGATGCTGCTGCAGGTGGTCTCCACCCGCACACAGCGCGTCCGCATCGTCCGCGGCAGCCGGACCCGTCACGCCCTGGACCACGCCCATCGGGACCACGAGCAGATCCTCGCCGCGCTCATCTCACGCGATGCCCTGCTCGCCGCGTCCGCCGCGACCGTCCACATCACCGCCGTCGAACAGTGGCTGGCCGCCAGCCTGACCGACGTCTCGGACGAATCGGAGGCCCCCGACCCCGTCGGCCCTTCCCCCGTCGCCGAGGCCGTCCCCTTCGCCTCCCCCCCGACCCCTGCCGCACCCCGTGCGGACCCTGCCCCTCCCTGTGCGGACGGCGGCCCGGCCCGCGTCCCGGGCGCCGTCTCAGGTCCGGCGGCACCGGCCGCCCGATCGGGTTCCGGCCCGCACCACGAGCGCACGGGGGTCACGCCGACCCGTTGAGACGCGGCCTCGGGCGGCGCACCCTGCACGCGCCGGCCGCTCAGCCAGGGCCGTCGGCGCTGCGAGCCCTCCCCTGCCGGCTCGCCCTTTCTCTGCGGGCGAGCCGCTACTCGGCGGCCACGCCCTCGGGTGCGTCTTCTCCCTTGCCCCGCCCCTCGATCTTCAGCAGCAGCCCCAGCAACGCCTCCCGCTCGGCCTCCGCCAGCCCCTCGAAGCATTCGGCGAGCACCGCGTCGGCCACCAGGTGACCCTCCTTCAGCAGTCGCCGCCCCTCGGCGGTGAGGTGATGCTCGATGCGCCGGCCGTGCCCGGAGCGCCGGTCCACCAGCCCCTGCGCCGCCAGCCGTCCGGCGAGTGTGCCGAACGCCTGCTCGCTCTGGAACGTTGCGGCCGCCAGCTCCCGAGCGCTGGCGCCCGGCCGGCGACCGACCGCCCGCAGCGCGTCCCACTGCGCGAGGGTGCTGCCGATCGACGCGAGGCGGCTGTCGAGCGCCCGGTGCTGGCGGTACTGAACGGCCTTCACGGCCCTTCCGAGGATCTGTAGTTCAACGGCCATGCACACCAGGCTAGCAGCCTGACTCAACTTGCTTATATAAACATCTTTATTTAGAGTCCCCGTCATGACTTCGCCACTGACACTCATCGAATCCGGCCCCGCCGACGGCCGCCCCGTCCTCGTTCTGCACGGTGGCGGAGGCCCCGTCACGGTCGCCCCGATCGCCGAGCACTTCGCCGCGACCGCCTCCACCCTGCTGCCCACCCACCCGGGCTGGAACGGCACCCCTCTACCCGACGACCTGAGCAACGTCGCCGACCTCGCCGCCGACTACCTCCGCCTGCTGCGCGACCGACGTCTGTCCGACGTCCTGGTCGTCGGCTCCTCGCTGGGCGGCTGGATCGGCGCCGAGCTGGCCGCGGCCGACACGGAAGGCCTGATCAGCGGACTGATCATGCTGAACGCGGTCGGCATCGAGGTCGCCGGCGAACCCGTCCAGGACTTCTTCGCCCTCGACGCGCGAGGCGTGGCCGAGCACGCGTTCCACGACTCCGAGCGCTTCTACGTCGATCCCGCGACCGTGCCGGCCGAGCGCCTCGCCGTCGCTCAGGCCAACATGGCCGCCCTGCGGGTGTTCTCCGGCGGCCCCGGCATGAGCGACCCCGGCCTGCGGCCCCGCCTCGCGGCCGTCGACGTCCCGACCCTCGTCCTGTGGGGCGAGAGCGACCGCATCGCGACGCCGGCCTACGGCAAGGAGTACGCCGCGTCGTTCGGGAACGCCCGCTTCGCAGCGGTCGCCGAAGCGGGCCACCTGCCCCACCTCGAACAGCCCGCACGCACCTTCGCCCTGCTCGACGCCTTCGCCGCACAGACCGCACGCCGCTGAGGAACTCCGGCGGGACACGCCGCCGCAACAGCCCGGGCGGCGCCGAGGGCAAGGCGCGGACCTGCCTCCTGACGGCGGGTCACCCGGCGGCGTCGCCGAAGCCGGCGCCGGTCAGGACCTGCCGTAGCCGGCCGTGTTGATGTTGGCCTGTACGGCGTTCTCGGTGGCGTCCGACGGGTAGCCGGAGGTCATGACGCCTTCGTAGAAGGTACCGGCGGCTCCGTGGCTGTTGTCGCCGCCGATGCCGAGGACGATGGCGCCCTCCTTCTTCATCGGGTTGTAGCCCGACACGTTGGGCCGCGGCCCGTTGTAGAACGTCGACAGTCCGCCCGACTGGGCGTTGCCGCCGCGGATCGACCAGTGGTTCGGCTCGCCCTTGACGACGGCGGTCAGGTACCGGTGACTGATGCTCGGGTCGTTGGCGTTGAAGCGCCGGTTCACCCCGGAGAACAGGCCGTTCTCGAGGTCCGCCATGATCCAGGGTCCGTTTCCGGCGCCGTAGCCCCAGACCTTGTTGTTGCCGAAGTAGATGGTCTCCATGGTGCCGTTGCCGTTGTCCCGGCTGTTGGTCTCGGCGTTGCCGTAGTCGAAGCAGCAACCGCCGTTGTAGTGGGTGCCGTTGAGGACGGCGTACATACCCTCGGGCTGGTCGCCCTTCGCGACGCCGTTGGTGTTGTTGTTGCGGTAGCCGGTGCCGGGGGCGACGAACACCCCGTACGCCTTGTGGCCGGCGATCGTGAGGGGAGCCGCGGCCGCGTTCGCCAGGTTGTCGTAACCGCCCGGCGCGGGGCCGGGGAATCCGCCGGGAGGGGCCTGGGTGAGCCGGTTGCCCCTGCCCGACTGGTCGTAGACGACGGTGATGAGGCACGTCGTGCCGACGCAGAACGAGTCCTGTGCGACCGCGTTGGCGTACCCGCCCTGGCTGAGGACGCCGATGTCACGTGTGGCGTTGTCGGAGGCTCGGCGTACCTGGTAGAGCGGGCCGTTGTAGGAGCCGTAGAGGGCACGGGTCGTGCTGTGGGCGGCGACGCACGGGGTGCGGCCGGAGGCGTAGATGTCGCAGGGTCCGGTGCCGGCGGCCTGGGCGGTCGAGGCCGTGCCGGTGAGCAGCCCGGCGCTCAACGCGACCGCCGCTCCGGTCGCCGCCACGGCGAGCGGCATTCGGCGTAGCCACTGATGACGGTCAGTCATGTGCGCGCTCCTTGTTCGGGGACGGAGTCTGTGTCGCGCGGGACGGGAGGTGCGGCCCCGCGCTCGGCGCCGGTGCGGTGCGCGC
The window above is part of the Streptomyces sp. NBC_00425 genome. Proteins encoded here:
- a CDS encoding ABC transporter permease yields the protein MSATTDLTEPTASKAGPAGGDAVRRRVDLGRFRELSLVPAILVLGLIGFIVSPAFLTADNLIGVAQQSTELSLLVLATTFILIAGRMDLSLESTIGVAPVIAVWLVLPSSGGRFNGLGLLPEWTAVPLCLLVGALIGAVNGFLILKLRLNGFIVTLGALTMLRGLQVALSEGQSIVELPSSFTYLGKASWLGMPAAIWVCALLFAIGGSALAWLRHGRALYAIGGNAEAARTAGIRVDRIVWVVLILGSVLAAFAGILYSGHYGSISATQGSGWIFQVFAATVIGGVSLNGGKGSVFGALTGVLTLQLVVNVMTLAGVPPLWNQFLNGAIIIVALIISRFASGEKQE
- a CDS encoding sugar ABC transporter ATP-binding protein — translated: MADTATAPAAGPGTPAPVAEATGISKRFGATVALRDARIAVAPGESHALVGRNGAGKSTLVSILTGLQQPDTGSLRFSGEAAPAVGDIDAWRSRVACVYQRSTIIGELTVAENLFLNRQSGGAVRPIRWKQLRRRAEELLGEYGVAVDPAARARDLTVEQRQFVEIARALSFGARFIILDEPTAKLDARGIERLFDKLRDLQRQGVAFLFISHHLQEVYDLCTTVTVYRDAAHILTAPVAELGHQALVEAMTGESAGVVAGAGRPRADRTDAAELLTLEALTLPGACEDISLAVRSGEVVGLAGATASGNVQVGEAIAGLHRARTGRISVRGRTVRTGSVPSALAAGVGFVPEDRHLQGLVGNRSVAENATLTVTDQLGPFGTVLPARTRAFARNMIRDLDIKTPGAGTPVSALSGGNQQKVVVARALATVPDVLVAIRPTNGVDVKSKEFLLARIRQVADDDKAALIVSDELDDLKACDRVVVMFHGRVVAEFARGWKDEDVVAAIEGVSDGTTHVIASPLSASSGADEHGR
- a CDS encoding sugar ABC transporter substrate-binding protein, whose product is MKLAHTRSTAAAVSAVVAVLALTTACNRESTGSTSAGGDKPALGIDLPRSDSDFWNSYAQYLKGDIKTDGVNALPLSNSQNDVTKLVANVQVFQNTGAKAVVMAPQDTGAIASTLDTLASKKIPVVSVDTRPDKGDVYMVVRADNRAYGTKACEFLGKQLGGTGKVAEFQGALDSINGRDRSEAFAECMKTKFPKIKVFELPTDWKGDVASAKLQSLLAQHPDLNGVYMQAGGVFLQPTLALLEQKGLLKPVGQKGHISIVSNDGIPQEFDAIRKGQIDATVSQPADLYAKYALYYAEAAAEGKTFKPGATDHDSTIIKIPNGLEDQLPAPLVTKDNVDDKTLWGNNVG
- a CDS encoding alpha/beta fold hydrolase; the encoded protein is MTSPLTLIESGPADGRPVLVLHGGGGPVTVAPIAEHFAATASTLLPTHPGWNGTPLPDDLSNVADLAADYLRLLRDRRLSDVLVVGSSLGGWIGAELAAADTEGLISGLIMLNAVGIEVAGEPVQDFFALDARGVAEHAFHDSERFYVDPATVPAERLAVAQANMAALRVFSGGPGMSDPGLRPRLAAVDVPTLVLWGESDRIATPAYGKEYAASFGNARFAAVAEAGHLPHLEQPARTFALLDAFAAQTARR
- a CDS encoding MarR family winged helix-turn-helix transcriptional regulator; the encoded protein is MAVELQILGRAVKAVQYRQHRALDSRLASIGSTLAQWDALRAVGRRPGASARELAAATFQSEQAFGTLAGRLAAQGLVDRRSGHGRRIEHHLTAEGRRLLKEGHLVADAVLAECFEGLAEAEREALLGLLLKIEGRGKGEDAPEGVAAE